One stretch of uncultured Methanobrevibacter sp. DNA includes these proteins:
- a CDS encoding RNA ligase family protein: MIVNGKRSLAHVEKVAWLRPIEGTDNIELIGVLGWTCICKSKEFREGDLCVFIEIDSKVPQKQWCEFLREDNFEIKTKKLPNSNIISQGLALPVDIFDIEIPKKEGSDVTELLDIKYSNPEKDLSCENESPSQNQKELFDSPMEKGLMKRRWGKSIMSSFFGVNEEKSKDFPTKFANISNNYIEYCENIPDILNDKTPYIRTQKCDGICATYILEKANSKTFNSGYEFYVCSRNHRIFEEDNPYWEMADQYDIEEKLIHYLENHKDCDYVCWQGEICGPEIKNNPHKLEDNELFCFNMVDSNGKFDIREAQIIWDEYDMESVPIDFKTYILPDDFEEFKLSADKNYDPTVCDGQTGCEMEGWVYYKTTDSSFSFKNISRRYLLKIEDQDEN; the protein is encoded by the coding sequence ATGATAGTTAACGGGAAGCGTTCACTGGCACATGTTGAAAAGGTTGCATGGCTAAGGCCCATCGAAGGAACAGACAACATCGAACTTATTGGAGTTCTCGGCTGGACATGTATCTGTAAAAGCAAAGAATTCAGGGAAGGTGACCTTTGCGTATTCATTGAAATCGATTCTAAAGTTCCTCAAAAGCAATGGTGTGAATTTTTAAGAGAAGACAACTTTGAAATAAAAACAAAGAAACTTCCAAATTCCAATATTATCTCACAGGGCCTGGCATTGCCAGTTGATATTTTTGACATTGAAATTCCTAAAAAAGAAGGCAGTGACGTAACAGAATTACTTGACATTAAATATTCAAATCCTGAAAAGGATTTATCCTGTGAAAATGAATCTCCTTCACAAAATCAGAAGGAGTTATTTGATTCGCCTATGGAAAAAGGATTAATGAAAAGAAGATGGGGCAAGTCAATAATGTCATCATTTTTCGGAGTAAATGAAGAGAAAAGCAAAGATTTCCCAACTAAATTTGCAAATATTTCCAATAATTACATCGAATATTGCGAAAACATTCCGGATATTTTAAATGACAAAACTCCATACATACGTACTCAAAAATGTGACGGCATTTGTGCAACATACATTCTTGAAAAGGCAAATTCAAAAACATTTAACAGCGGTTATGAGTTTTATGTATGTTCACGTAACCATCGGATATTTGAAGAAGACAATCCTTACTGGGAAATGGCAGACCAATATGATATTGAGGAAAAACTCATACATTACCTTGAAAATCACAAAGATTGTGACTATGTCTGCTGGCAGGGTGAAATTTGCGGACCTGAAATTAAAAATAATCCTCATAAATTAGAGGACAATGAATTATTCTGTTTCAATATGGTGGACAGCAACGGCAAATTTGATATTCGTGAAGCCCAGATTATCTGGGATGAATACGATATGGAAAGTGTCCCAATAGACTTCAAAACTTACATCCTTCCGGATGATTTTGAAGAGTTCAAGCTAAGTGCTGATAAAAACTACGATCCGACCGTGTGTGATGGGCAAACAGGATGTGAAATGGAAGGCTGGGTATACTATAAAACAACTGATTCTTCTTTCAGCTTTAAAAACATTTCCCGAAGATATCTCTTAAAAATAGAAGATCAGGATGAAAATTAA
- a CDS encoding DUF2116 family Zn-ribbon domain-containing protein, with protein MSVEPHKHCPICGTPIPLNELVCSSDCQKVWDARLKQRRRSQIILYVVIAIFLIIWAVLTFVKKG; from the coding sequence ATGTCAGTAGAACCTCATAAACATTGTCCAATCTGCGGAACCCCAATACCATTAAATGAACTGGTATGCTCTTCAGATTGTCAGAAAGTCTGGGATGCAAGATTAAAACAAAGAAGAAGATCACAAATCATTTTATATGTAGTTATTGCAATTTTCTTAATCATTTGGGCAGTACTTACATTTGTTAAAAAGGGATAA
- a CDS encoding DMT family transporter produces the protein MRKIYIILPIFAGFMFGSSGIFVRTLTQNGIDSTTLLFLRFSISIIPLVIAIALTDKSLFRIELKDIPLFLVCAICIVGLNLCYNESMNTIPLSLAAVLLSLAPIYVLIFAHILFKEKITSKKIACIFLAIFGCILMTGVLENSLENVSILGILSGIGAGLFWAVYLMASKKSIEMGNHTFTILFYSIIFISVALIPFTNFNQISGFISVNPTLTIIFLIIHSTFSFALPYILSTLSLKYIDSGTSSIFMSGAEPLAAFIFGLAIYSEIPTPLMFCGFILAIIAMTVLAKK, from the coding sequence ATGAGAAAAATTTATATAATTCTACCGATTTTTGCAGGATTCATGTTCGGATCTAGCGGAATATTCGTTAGAACATTAACGCAAAACGGAATTGATTCTACAACACTTCTCTTTTTGAGATTTTCAATTTCCATAATACCCCTTGTTATAGCCATAGCTCTAACAGACAAAAGCCTATTTAGAATTGAATTAAAAGACATTCCTCTATTTTTGGTATGTGCAATATGTATTGTCGGACTTAATCTGTGTTATAATGAGTCCATGAACACTATTCCCCTTTCACTGGCTGCAGTGCTGCTGTCACTAGCTCCGATATATGTATTGATATTTGCACATATTTTGTTTAAGGAAAAAATTACTTCAAAAAAGATTGCATGTATATTTTTAGCTATTTTCGGATGTATACTAATGACAGGAGTTTTAGAAAACAGTTTGGAAAACGTTTCAATATTAGGAATCCTTTCAGGAATTGGTGCGGGACTATTCTGGGCAGTTTATCTTATGGCATCCAAAAAATCAATTGAAATGGGCAATCATACATTTACAATTCTGTTTTATTCGATAATTTTCATTTCCGTTGCATTAATACCATTTACCAATTTCAATCAAATATCAGGATTCATTTCAGTTAATCCTACATTAACTATTATCTTTTTAATAATACATTCCACATTCTCATTTGCACTTCCATATATCCTTTCAACTTTAAGTCTGAAATATATTGACTCAGGCACCTCATCAATATTCATGTCAGGTGCAGAACCTCTTGCGGCATTTATATTCGGACTGGCGATATACTCAGAAATTCCAACACCATTAATGTTTTGTGGATTCATACTGGCCATCATTGCAATGACAGTTCTTGCCAAAAAATAA
- a CDS encoding TatD family hydrolase, with protein sequence MDGLIDIGLNLMHSSFRKDRVEIIEEAKKVGVNQFIITGTNVNSSQQAAQYASNYPGTLYSTSGVHPHDAKTCNGHSMFELEKIAKDECVVAIGECGLDYNRNFSPQDLQRKWFEAQVQLADRLDMPLFLHEREAHEDLYSILKKYDGIAEKSVVHCFTGTKQEAQNYIDLGCYIGVTGWICDMKRGRDLQEAVSVIPPEKLMIETDAPFLIPKNFDVKPKKNRNEPKYLPHILNTIALCMGIDSEELATHVNKNTKEFFKI encoded by the coding sequence GTGGACGGTCTTATTGATATTGGTTTAAATTTAATGCACTCTTCATTTAGAAAAGACAGAGTTGAAATTATTGAAGAAGCAAAAAAAGTTGGTGTTAATCAGTTCATTATCACCGGAACCAATGTAAACTCAAGTCAGCAAGCAGCACAATATGCCTCCAATTACCCAGGAACTTTATACTCAACATCAGGAGTACATCCTCATGATGCAAAGACCTGTAATGGACACAGCATGTTTGAACTTGAAAAGATTGCTAAAGATGAATGTGTCGTGGCAATTGGCGAGTGCGGTCTTGACTATAACAGAAATTTCTCACCACAGGATTTGCAGAGAAAATGGTTTGAAGCTCAAGTACAACTTGCAGACAGACTTGATATGCCTTTATTTTTACATGAAAGAGAAGCACACGAAGATTTATACAGTATCTTAAAAAAATATGATGGAATTGCAGAAAAATCAGTTGTCCACTGTTTTACAGGAACAAAACAAGAAGCACAAAATTACATTGATTTAGGCTGTTATATTGGAGTTACAGGATGGATTTGTGATATGAAAAGAGGCAGAGACCTGCAGGAAGCAGTTAGTGTAATACCTCCTGAAAAATTAATGATTGAAACAGATGCGCCATTTTTAATTCCAAAAAACTTTGATGTTAAACCTAAAAAGAATAGAAACGAACCCAAATATTTACCTCACATACTCAATACCATTGCTCTTTGCATGGGTATTGACAGCGAAGAATTAGCAACTCATGTTAATAAAAATACTAAAGAATTTTTTAAAATATAA
- a CDS encoding adhesin — protein MKKQIAILILALLIISPMVQGVTASKTVFLTSDNIVDHDTDINMLNSIKKYIEEISGGQLQVIVDNQAPEPGEGTRAITVTSDISICLAACDAGNFYLLADATKDTNKQIVLVNTGDYDLDNHSNYLRRAWDDNYSNETFMGMHDPGTFLKNDGIYYVQPLKQFPDNGRNGVIDRYDEKMNEQIAREIVDIVNAHGNDTKVFSDNMIVKNKISPSGMANASKILIESNDTNMNGTYGNYTAAQLLYQTSSYLNGNGLDIPKTMSGPDNPMGISFLVKDTYSIYDYMAMAGIVRNYMDQNGKAPDSIEYNGAHISYYDLLYNFAKITQNHTDANHMGFDHDYKFDKVNDSFLLKAFPFVLILFVLFLAYLGYKRIRRF, from the coding sequence ATGAAAAAACAAATTGCAATACTGATATTAGCATTATTAATAATATCCCCCATGGTCCAGGGAGTTACTGCATCAAAAACAGTGTTTTTAACTTCAGACAATATAGTCGACCATGATACTGATATTAATATGCTAAACTCTATTAAAAAGTACATTGAAGAAATCAGCGGGGGACAGCTTCAAGTTATAGTTGACAATCAGGCCCCAGAACCTGGCGAAGGAACTCGGGCAATTACTGTGACAAGTGATATAAGCATATGTCTGGCGGCCTGTGATGCCGGAAATTTTTATTTATTAGCTGATGCTACAAAAGACACCAATAAACAGATAGTTCTAGTAAATACTGGTGATTATGATTTAGACAATCACAGCAACTATCTCAGAAGAGCATGGGACGACAATTATTCCAATGAAACATTTATGGGAATGCATGACCCCGGAACATTTCTAAAAAATGACGGAATCTATTATGTCCAGCCACTAAAACAGTTCCCAGATAATGGGAGAAATGGTGTCATCGACAGATATGACGAAAAAATGAACGAGCAAATTGCTAGAGAAATTGTTGATATCGTAAATGCTCATGGAAATGATACAAAAGTATTCAGCGACAATATGATTGTTAAAAATAAAATATCTCCAAGCGGAATGGCCAATGCAAGTAAAATACTAATCGAGAGCAATGATACCAACATGAACGGAACATACGGTAACTACACCGCAGCACAGTTACTTTACCAGACAAGTTCCTATCTCAACGGAAACGGTCTTGACATTCCAAAAACAATGTCCGGTCCGGACAATCCGATGGGAATTTCATTTTTAGTAAAAGACACATACTCAATTTACGATTATATGGCCATGGCAGGAATTGTGAGAAATTATATGGATCAAAACGGCAAGGCGCCGGATTCAATCGAATATAATGGAGCACACATCAGTTACTATGATTTATTATATAATTTTGCAAAGATAACTCAAAATCACACTGATGCAAATCACATGGGCTTTGACCATGACTATAAATTCGATAAAGTGAATGATTCATTCTTATTGAAAGCATTCCCATTCGTTTTAATATTATTTGTGTTATTCCTTGCATACTTAGGATATAAACGTATTAGAAGATTTTAA
- a CDS encoding YbjQ family protein, translated as MILTSSNTLESKEIIEYKGLVTGEFLIGSNIYKDLFSGVRDVVAGRTSRYEEELQTAREYALETMKEKAKNLGANAIIGLKISYDNLGGTMGNTILVTAYGTAIQYK; from the coding sequence ATGATTTTAACTTCCTCAAACACATTAGAATCAAAAGAGATAATTGAATATAAAGGATTGGTAACCGGAGAATTTTTGATAGGTTCCAATATATATAAAGATTTATTTTCTGGAGTACGTGATGTCGTAGCTGGAAGAACATCCAGATATGAGGAAGAACTTCAAACGGCAAGAGAATACGCTCTTGAAACCATGAAAGAAAAAGCAAAAAATTTAGGTGCAAATGCAATAATCGGACTTAAAATTTCCTATGATAATCTTGGAGGAACCATGGGAAATACCATTTTGGTTACAGCCTATGGTACCGCAATACAATATAAGTAA
- a CDS encoding sulfite exporter TauE/SafE family protein: protein MFPIEYFIGLILIGIFAGFASGLLGVGGGFLIVPLQYFLLKYIGVEPDLAILISLGTSLAIIVPTSLSGAYRHTRTMEGIVKPGIQLGIFGIVGSAIGGFVASGLPSRVLEIIFGCLLLFVAIKNIVDINKEREEAKIPFNLISTGIIGFLVGFSSGLLGVGGGIFLIAILTALLGFSLIEAIGTSSVFICLTAFGGFLSYMITGWGVSTFPYSIGYVSLINFALITCFSVPLASLGAKFAHKLPQKKLKIIFSIVVLYIALKMLGILP, encoded by the coding sequence ATGTTTCCAATTGAATATTTCATAGGATTAATTTTAATAGGTATATTTGCAGGGTTTGCATCAGGACTTTTAGGCGTCGGCGGAGGATTTTTAATTGTTCCTCTGCAGTATTTCCTGCTTAAATACATTGGTGTTGAACCTGACCTGGCAATTCTTATTTCTTTAGGAACCAGTCTAGCCATCATTGTACCAACATCATTAAGCGGAGCTTACAGACACACCCGTACAATGGAGGGTATTGTAAAACCTGGAATTCAATTGGGTATTTTTGGTATAGTCGGTAGTGCTATTGGAGGGTTTGTAGCTTCAGGTTTACCCTCAAGAGTTTTGGAAATAATATTCGGATGTTTGCTTTTGTTTGTTGCCATAAAAAATATAGTTGATATAAATAAGGAAAGAGAAGAAGCAAAAATTCCATTCAATCTAATATCAACAGGAATCATAGGCTTTTTAGTTGGATTTTCATCCGGACTTTTAGGTGTTGGAGGAGGAATATTTTTAATAGCTATTTTAACTGCTCTTTTGGGATTTTCTTTAATAGAAGCTATTGGAACTTCATCCGTATTTATCTGTTTAACAGCATTTGGAGGATTTTTATCATATATGATTACTGGATGGGGAGTGTCCACATTTCCATATTCAATAGGTTATGTTAGCCTTATTAATTTTGCACTAATTACCTGTTTTTCAGTTCCTTTAGCATCATTAGGCGCCAAATTTGCACATAAACTGCCTCAAAAGAAACTTAAAATTATATTTTCAATAGTAGTATTATATATTGCATTAAAAATGCTTGGAATTTTACCATAA
- the pyrH gene encoding UMP kinase — protein sequence MKIVVAIGGSILLKEYDCKKFQEYSAILKDLAKEHELFIVIGGGKPAREYISVVRDLGAGEAQCDDIGIEVTRINAKLMLTALGDAAYQRVPHNFQEALEFSASGKIIVMGGTEPAHSTDAVSAILAEYINADKLINLTSVDGMYTKDPNKFDDAELVPEITATDLLDFLSGKDVKAGTYEFFDTTAVQMIKRSNLETVITNGFEPENLIKAVKGETIGTKVISE from the coding sequence ATGAAAATTGTTGTTGCAATTGGTGGATCAATTTTACTTAAAGAATATGACTGTAAAAAATTCCAAGAGTATAGTGCTATTTTAAAAGATTTAGCAAAAGAACACGAATTATTTATTGTTATAGGCGGTGGAAAACCTGCAAGAGAATATATTAGTGTTGTTCGTGACTTAGGAGCTGGAGAAGCTCAATGTGACGATATTGGAATTGAAGTAACCAGAATAAATGCTAAATTAATGTTAACCGCACTTGGAGATGCAGCATATCAAAGAGTACCTCATAATTTCCAGGAAGCACTGGAATTTTCAGCCAGCGGAAAAATAATTGTTATGGGCGGAACCGAACCTGCACACAGTACTGATGCAGTATCAGCAATTTTAGCCGAATACATCAATGCAGATAAATTAATTAATTTAACATCTGTTGACGGAATGTATACAAAAGATCCTAATAAATTTGACGATGCAGAACTTGTTCCTGAAATTACTGCAACTGACTTGCTTGACTTTTTAAGCGGAAAAGACGTTAAAGCAGGAACATATGAATTTTTCGACACAACAGCAGTCCAAATGATTAAAAGGTCCAATTTAGAAACCGTGATCACCAATGGATTTGAACCGGAAAATCTAATCAAAGCAGTTAAAGGAGAAACTATAGGCACTAAAGTTATCAGTGAATAG
- a CDS encoding transglutaminase domain-containing protein, whose protein sequence is MLFLILGTASATEISNVTSTDNENLMANCDELSLNNLKASESDFVLNSENNEFNTLKSTNNDAALTLNESVSNSTPVKTELSISNAHYSKSGAVFKVILKDANGTSLEGKKVALKINGKTYSATTQSNGAAYVTTSALSKGSYTAKVTFNGDNEYIKSSISKKVNVYSSIKVSDVKSTYGDSIVYSALFYKNTDVLRQANVKFTVNGKTYTVKTDDNGKANITLKLVPGTYKIKIYNSYSKETLTKTITVNKDSTKITGSNAYILPKTKFKYSVVLTNGHNQALKKTKVLFTYNNRQVTALTDSNGKATASIPALSKGTYTINYKYNGATRYKGASDSKKLYVKDSTTTLKSSALKMQYNDGSEFSVTATNSAGKALTNKNVKININGKTTTVKTDSKGVAKLAIGALNSGKYTAKYTYSTAGLKDYNTGSNTVTISKQKVSIAASDLVVKYNDGSSYQVTVQNKTGSPINGIKVLFNLNSVATEVATDENGVAKLPIKEAIGEYSITIQVSDNPYYTSSKLTKKILVNGTRFSSSDISVSVGTATTFAVKLLDGQSKPIVGKTVKFTFNNRVTSVQTDEKGTALLAIPGLTKGTYTVTFTDGEVTGSRNIYVVDTLTLKQVIEASQTVKKYIESSEELPKTVTINGVNYRTAQYLYLASQAIINLNANNKGNIPIKTVLDPGNPGAAANLGNLYDYLSVAKSIVNAVNSKGEMPNSVNSALGSIGYNGLVYAMARVVAFYDDYGIMPNYVTIKTYASTPSSSPLNSKNTITNLKPYLVATTNCQVGNSKIKSVVDSLTSGLTTDSAKARAIYNYVRDAVSYSFYYDTKYGAVGTLNAKTGNCVDQAHLLIAMYRTAGLAARYVHGTCVFSSGSTYGHVWAQVLIGDTWIVSDPTSVRNSFGTVVNWNNYNYRLHGYYASLGF, encoded by the coding sequence ATGCTATTTCTGATATTAGGAACTGCCAGCGCAACTGAAATAAGTAATGTTACAAGTACAGATAACGAAAATTTAATGGCTAACTGTGATGAGTTATCCTTAAATAATTTAAAGGCATCTGAATCTGATTTTGTTCTAAATTCAGAAAATAATGAATTCAATACATTGAAAAGTACTAACAATGACGCAGCATTAACTCTTAATGAAAGTGTCTCAAATAGTACCCCTGTAAAAACTGAACTCTCAATCAGCAATGCTCATTATTCAAAATCAGGTGCAGTATTCAAAGTAATTCTTAAGGATGCAAATGGAACTTCATTGGAAGGTAAAAAAGTGGCCCTTAAGATTAACGGTAAAACTTATAGTGCCACCACACAAAGCAATGGTGCAGCATATGTAACTACCTCCGCATTAAGCAAAGGAAGTTATACTGCAAAAGTTACCTTTAATGGAGATAATGAATACATTAAAAGTTCTATTTCTAAAAAAGTTAATGTGTATTCTTCAATTAAGGTAAGTGATGTTAAATCAACTTACGGTGATTCAATTGTTTATTCTGCCTTATTTTATAAAAATACAGATGTGTTAAGGCAGGCAAATGTGAAATTTACTGTTAATGGTAAAACATACACTGTCAAAACAGATGACAACGGTAAAGCAAATATAACTCTTAAGCTTGTACCTGGCACATATAAAATAAAGATATATAATTCATATTCCAAAGAAACTCTCACAAAAACAATAACTGTTAATAAAGACAGTACCAAAATTACAGGATCAAATGCATATATACTTCCGAAAACTAAATTCAAATATTCAGTTGTATTAACAAATGGTCATAACCAAGCTCTTAAAAAGACTAAAGTTCTGTTTACTTACAATAATAGACAAGTAACTGCTTTAACTGATTCAAATGGGAAAGCTACTGCAAGTATCCCTGCTCTTTCAAAAGGCACTTACACTATTAACTATAAATATAACGGAGCCACCAGATATAAAGGAGCTTCAGATTCTAAAAAATTATATGTTAAAGACTCAACCACCACATTAAAATCATCTGCCTTAAAAATGCAGTACAATGATGGTTCAGAATTTTCAGTCACAGCAACAAACAGTGCTGGAAAAGCTTTAACTAATAAAAATGTAAAAATAAACATTAACGGAAAAACTACAACTGTTAAAACTGACAGCAAAGGTGTTGCAAAACTCGCTATTGGAGCATTGAATTCTGGCAAATATACTGCTAAATACACATATTCAACTGCAGGATTGAAAGACTACAATACAGGTTCCAATACAGTAACAATCAGTAAACAAAAAGTAAGTATAGCTGCAAGCGATTTAGTAGTGAAATATAATGACGGAAGCAGTTATCAGGTAACAGTGCAAAATAAAACTGGAAGCCCAATTAATGGAATTAAAGTTTTATTTAATTTAAATTCTGTTGCTACTGAAGTTGCTACCGATGAAAACGGTGTTGCAAAACTGCCTATTAAAGAAGCAATTGGAGAATATTCAATTACTATCCAAGTTTCAGATAACCCGTATTATACTTCTTCAAAATTAACTAAAAAGATACTTGTAAACGGTACTAGATTTTCATCAAGTGACATAAGTGTCAGTGTTGGTACTGCTACAACATTTGCAGTAAAATTACTTGATGGTCAAAGCAAACCTATTGTTGGAAAAACTGTTAAATTTACTTTTAATAACAGAGTAACTTCTGTACAAACGGATGAAAAAGGTACTGCTCTACTTGCAATACCTGGATTAACTAAAGGAACTTACACAGTAACATTTACCGACGGTGAAGTTACTGGATCAAGAAATATTTATGTTGTGGATACACTTACATTAAAACAAGTTATTGAAGCATCCCAAACTGTTAAAAAATATATTGAAAGCAGCGAGGAATTGCCAAAAACTGTTACAATTAATGGTGTAAATTACCGTACCGCACAATATTTATACTTAGCTTCACAAGCTATAATTAACTTAAACGCTAATAATAAAGGAAACATACCTATAAAAACTGTATTAGACCCAGGAAACCCTGGAGCCGCTGCTAATTTAGGTAATTTATATGATTATCTTTCAGTTGCTAAAAGTATTGTTAATGCTGTTAACTCAAAAGGCGAAATGCCAAATTCAGTTAATTCAGCTCTTGGATCTATCGGATATAACGGTTTAGTTTATGCTATGGCTCGTGTTGTAGCATTTTACGACGACTATGGAATTATGCCTAACTATGTAACCATTAAGACATACGCCAGTACCCCTAGTTCCAGTCCTTTAAATTCAAAGAACACAATTACAAACTTAAAACCATATTTAGTAGCAACTACTAATTGTCAAGTAGGTAACAGCAAAATCAAATCAGTTGTAGATTCACTTACTTCCGGATTAACAACTGATAGTGCAAAAGCAAGAGCTATTTACAATTATGTACGTGATGCAGTATCTTACAGTTTCTATTACGACACAAAATATGGTGCTGTCGGTACTCTTAATGCAAAAACTGGAAATTGTGTTGACCAGGCCCATTTATTAATTGCAATGTATAGAACTGCAGGTCTTGCAGCAAGATATGTTCACGGAACATGTGTATTCAGCAGCGGAAGCACATATGGTCACGTTTGGGCACAGGTTTTAATTGGTGATACATGGATTGTATCCGATCCGACAAGTGTAAGAAATTCATTTGGAACAGTTGTTAATTGGAATAATTACAATTATAGGCTCCATGGATACTATGCGAGCTTAGGATTCTAA
- a CDS encoding MIP family channel protein — translation MKRYISELIGTMVLVLFGCGSAAIAGTILGNLGIAMAFGLSIVAMAYVIGDISGCHVNPAVSIGMWIDGRMETKDLLLYIVFQCIGAIIGIAILAVIINSSAHLGGYMTTGLGQNGFGTASAVGLNVVGAVIVEVILTFVFVFTVLGVTKKAENATIAGIVIGLTLAFVHILGIPLTGTSVNPARSLAPALFMGGQALQQVWVFILAPIVGAVIAGLLYKGLFSEDA, via the coding sequence ATGAAAAGGTATATTTCAGAATTAATCGGAACAATGGTTCTTGTTCTTTTCGGTTGTGGAAGTGCAGCCATAGCTGGCACAATATTAGGCAATCTTGGAATTGCAATGGCATTCGGTTTATCCATCGTGGCCATGGCATATGTAATAGGTGACATTTCAGGGTGCCATGTCAACCCCGCCGTTTCAATCGGTATGTGGATTGACGGAAGAATGGAAACAAAGGATTTGCTTCTTTACATAGTATTCCAATGTATTGGAGCAATTATTGGTATTGCAATCCTCGCAGTTATCATTAACTCTTCCGCACACCTTGGAGGATACATGACAACAGGATTAGGTCAAAACGGATTTGGCACTGCATCAGCTGTTGGACTTAATGTTGTTGGAGCCGTAATCGTTGAAGTAATTTTAACCTTTGTATTCGTATTTACAGTTCTCGGAGTTACTAAAAAAGCAGAAAATGCAACTATTGCAGGTATAGTAATCGGTTTAACCCTTGCATTTGTTCATATTTTAGGCATTCCGTTAACAGGTACCTCAGTTAATCCTGCAAGAAGTTTGGCTCCTGCACTATTTATGGGAGGTCAAGCATTACAGCAAGTTTGGGTATTTATCTTAGCTCCTATTGTTGGTGCAGTAATTGCAGGCCTATTATACAAAGGACTATTTTCAGAGGATGCATAA